One stretch of Micromonospora echinospora DNA includes these proteins:
- a CDS encoding ATP-binding cassette domain-containing protein yields MSRTAGLSAQQTDSPAIEVTRLRKSYGEVRALDGVDLRVSAGSVFGVLGPNGAGKTTIVRTLATLVPPDSGEVRVLGHDVVREAGAIRDRIGLTGQYSSVDEELSGLDNLVLLSRLRGFSWGAARRRAEELLATFDLEEAAGRLVRTYSGGMRRRLDIASSMVVTPDLMFLDEPTTGLDPHSRNQVWELVRGMVGEGATVLLTTQYLDEADQLADRIAVVDHGRVIAEGTPVELKRSVGSSVLRVRLRDAGARETAERMLAEALGASVHAGADPLELTAQVPAEEEATRALAALTGAGVGLAEYAFGHATLDQVFLALTGHRADGTRTETEEAA; encoded by the coding sequence ATGTCGCGTACGGCTGGCTTGTCCGCACAGCAGACCGACAGTCCCGCCATCGAGGTCACCCGATTGCGCAAATCCTACGGTGAGGTGCGCGCGCTCGACGGAGTCGACCTGCGCGTGTCGGCCGGAAGCGTGTTCGGGGTGCTCGGTCCCAACGGCGCCGGCAAGACGACGATCGTCCGCACCCTCGCCACGCTCGTCCCGCCCGACAGCGGCGAGGTCCGCGTGCTCGGCCACGACGTGGTGCGCGAGGCCGGGGCGATCCGCGACCGGATCGGGCTGACCGGGCAGTACTCGTCGGTCGACGAGGAACTGTCCGGCCTGGACAACCTCGTCCTGCTCTCCCGGCTGCGCGGCTTCTCCTGGGGCGCGGCACGCCGCCGCGCCGAGGAGTTGCTCGCCACGTTCGACCTGGAGGAGGCCGCCGGCCGGCTGGTCCGGACCTACTCCGGCGGCATGCGCCGGCGGCTCGACATCGCCAGCAGCATGGTCGTGACGCCCGACCTGATGTTCCTCGACGAGCCGACGACCGGGCTGGACCCGCACAGCCGAAACCAGGTGTGGGAACTCGTCCGGGGCATGGTCGGCGAGGGCGCCACCGTGCTGCTCACCACGCAGTACCTCGACGAGGCCGACCAGCTCGCCGACCGGATCGCGGTCGTCGACCACGGCCGGGTCATCGCCGAGGGCACGCCGGTGGAGCTGAAGCGGTCGGTCGGTTCGAGCGTGCTGCGGGTGCGGTTGCGCGACGCCGGGGCGCGGGAGACGGCCGAGCGGATGCTGGCCGAGGCGCTGGGCGCCTCGGTGCACGCCGGCGCCGACCCGCTGGAGCTGACCGCGCAGGTGCCGGCCGAGGAGGAGGCCACCCGGGCGCTGGCCGCCCTCACCGGGGCCGGCGTCGGGCTGGCCGAGTACGCCTTCGGCCACGCCACCCTGGACCAGGTGTTCCTCGCCCTCACCGGGCACCGGGCGGACGGCACGCGGACCGAGACCGAGGAGGCGGCGTGA
- a CDS encoding ABC transporter permease, giving the protein MSSVVEAGTGRGVSALAAARPARPGALSSTLTFAWRAVQKVRRDPTQILEALGVPIMFTLVFGFLFGGALAGSTSSYMQFYIPGIVVFTGIMISMRIGAVVNLDNSREVTDRFRALAIWRPAAIVGTLLGNNVLYVVGCAVAVAVGLAVGFRPDGGVLGVLATILITLVFVFSFSWVYVVFGLALKSPTAALSACQAIVFPVSFVSNFFVPQETLPGWLQAVVGLNPFALTITAARGLAHGTATAGEVGAALAGCAALVAVFAPLSMFLYRRRA; this is encoded by the coding sequence GTGAGCAGCGTGGTGGAGGCCGGCACCGGCCGTGGGGTGTCCGCGCTGGCCGCGGCGCGGCCGGCGCGTCCCGGCGCGTTGTCGTCCACGCTCACCTTCGCGTGGCGGGCGGTGCAGAAGGTACGCCGTGACCCGACGCAGATCCTCGAGGCGCTCGGCGTGCCGATCATGTTCACGCTCGTCTTCGGCTTCCTGTTCGGCGGCGCCCTGGCCGGTTCGACGTCGAGCTACATGCAGTTCTACATCCCCGGCATCGTGGTGTTCACCGGGATCATGATCAGCATGCGGATCGGCGCGGTGGTCAACCTGGACAACTCCCGGGAGGTGACCGACCGCTTCCGCGCGCTCGCCATCTGGCGTCCCGCCGCGATCGTCGGCACGCTGCTCGGCAACAACGTGCTCTACGTCGTCGGCTGCGCGGTCGCCGTGGCGGTCGGGCTCGCGGTCGGTTTCCGGCCCGACGGCGGCGTGCTCGGCGTCCTCGCCACGATCCTGATCACCCTGGTGTTCGTCTTCTCCTTCTCCTGGGTGTACGTGGTCTTCGGGCTCGCCCTGAAGTCACCGACCGCCGCGCTGAGCGCCTGCCAGGCGATCGTCTTCCCGGTGTCGTTCGTCAGCAACTTCTTCGTGCCGCAGGAGACGCTGCCCGGCTGGCTGCAGGCGGTGGTCGGTCTGAACCCGTTCGCGTTGACCATCACCGCCGCGCGCGGTCTGGCCCACGGCACGGCGACCGCCGGTGAGGTCGGCGCGGCGCTGGCCGGCTGCGCGGCGCTGGTGGCCGTCTTCGCGCCGCTCTCCATGTTCCTTTACCGCCGGCGGGCCTGA
- a CDS encoding class I SAM-dependent methyltransferase gives MTALAVSGCRICGGPVTEVLDLGRQPLSDAFLRPADLAGEFFYRLALGRCADCTMVQLVEEVPRERMFHHDYPYRSSLSSVMRAHFTGTGRELLATELTRPGAFCVELGCNDGAMLRTVAQAGVRHLGFEPSAGVAELARRQGVRVRTDFFEEKTAADVLVTDGPADVIYAANTICHLPYLDSVLRGARLLLAPGGVLVFEDPYLDDILARTAFDQIYDEHFYYFTAHSVRAAAARFGLELVDVRRLPVHGGEVRYTLAHAGARTPSPAVADLLRQERERGVTGVEALRRFAADVARNRAELVALLRSLKEEGRTVAAYGATAKSATVTNYCGLGPELISYVCDTTPAKQGRLTPGAHIPVRPPAAFADPYPDYAVLFAWNHAEEIMAKETGFRAAGGRWIHYVPTVRVR, from the coding sequence ATGACCGCCCTCGCCGTCAGCGGCTGCCGGATCTGCGGCGGCCCGGTGACCGAGGTGCTCGACCTCGGCCGGCAGCCCCTCTCCGACGCGTTCCTCCGCCCGGCCGACCTCGCCGGCGAGTTCTTCTACCGCCTCGCGCTGGGCCGGTGCGCCGACTGCACGATGGTCCAGCTCGTCGAGGAGGTGCCCCGCGAGCGGATGTTCCACCACGACTACCCGTACCGCTCGTCGCTGTCGTCGGTGATGCGCGCGCACTTCACCGGCACCGGCCGGGAACTGCTCGCCACCGAACTGACCCGGCCCGGCGCGTTCTGCGTCGAGCTGGGCTGCAACGACGGGGCGATGCTGCGGACCGTGGCGCAGGCCGGCGTACGCCACCTCGGCTTCGAACCGTCCGCCGGGGTGGCCGAGCTGGCCCGCCGGCAGGGCGTACGGGTACGCACCGACTTCTTCGAGGAGAAGACCGCCGCCGACGTGCTCGTCACCGACGGGCCGGCGGACGTCATCTACGCCGCCAACACGATCTGCCACCTGCCCTACCTGGACTCGGTGCTGCGCGGGGCGCGGCTGCTGCTCGCCCCCGGCGGCGTCCTCGTCTTCGAGGACCCGTACCTCGACGACATCCTCGCCCGGACCGCCTTCGACCAGATCTACGACGAGCACTTCTACTACTTCACCGCCCACTCGGTACGCGCCGCCGCGGCCCGCTTCGGGCTGGAACTCGTGGACGTACGCCGGCTACCAGTGCACGGGGGCGAGGTGCGCTACACGCTCGCCCACGCCGGGGCGCGTACCCCGTCCCCGGCCGTCGCCGACCTGCTGCGTCAGGAACGGGAGCGCGGGGTGACCGGGGTGGAGGCGCTGCGCCGGTTCGCCGCCGACGTCGCGCGTAACCGGGCGGAGCTGGTCGCGCTGCTGCGCTCACTGAAGGAGGAGGGCCGCACCGTCGCCGCCTACGGGGCCACCGCGAAGAGCGCCACCGTCACCAACTACTGCGGGCTCGGACCGGAGCTGATCTCGTACGTCTGCGACACCACCCCGGCCAAGCAGGGCCGGCTGACCCCGGGCGCGCACATCCCGGTCCGCCCGCCGGCCGCCTTCGCCGACCCGTACCCGGACTACGCGGTCCTCTTCGCCTGGAACCACGCCGAGGAGATCATGGCGAAGGAGACCGGCTTCCGGGCCGCCGGAGGCCGGTGGATCCACTACGTGCCCACCGTGCGCGTACGGTGA
- a CDS encoding SRPBCC family protein, with translation MDSDRLTQPPAVTAQMLIRKPVAEVFQAFADPAVTTKFWFTRSSGRLEPGATVTWDWEMYGVSTVVTVKDVEENSRILAEWDPESPTQLEWRFLPGEGDTTLVRITETGFTGTADQAVGKAIDSMGGFTMVLCACKALLEQGVLLNAVGDAHPAGFGD, from the coding sequence GTGGACAGCGACCGTTTGACCCAACCGCCTGCCGTCACCGCGCAGATGCTCATCCGCAAGCCCGTCGCCGAGGTCTTCCAGGCGTTCGCGGACCCGGCGGTGACCACGAAGTTCTGGTTCACCAGGAGCAGCGGCCGGCTCGAGCCCGGCGCCACAGTCACCTGGGACTGGGAGATGTACGGCGTCTCCACGGTGGTGACCGTCAAGGACGTCGAGGAGAACAGCCGCATCCTGGCCGAGTGGGACCCGGAGTCCCCCACCCAGCTCGAATGGCGGTTCCTGCCGGGCGAGGGTGACACGACGCTGGTCCGGATCACCGAGACCGGCTTCACCGGCACCGCCGACCAGGCCGTGGGGAAGGCGATCGACTCCATGGGCGGCTTCACCATGGTGCTCTGCGCCTGCAAGGCGCTGCTGGAGCAGGGTGTGCTGCTCAACGCGGTGGGCGACGCCCACCCGGCCGGCTTCGGCGACTGA
- a CDS encoding class I SAM-dependent methyltransferase, whose product MTASVARGFYRAGYPEIYDLVMRHRGRDHTAEAATLARMVRRRNPAAASLLDVACGTGLHLEHLRTHFAPVTGVDLSAEMLARAGARVPDVALHEGDMRELDLAAVFDVVVCLFAVPHLRGVAELERTVARLAAHLTPGGVLAVEPWYTPETFVPGYVARDMVQEQDRVVVRLSHSTWLDGARDRIRMTVHQAYADPDAGIRHDTATTELTLFRPEHFAAAFARAGLAAAHVTAPPFRWGLWIARPAGAR is encoded by the coding sequence GTGACGGCATCGGTGGCGCGCGGCTTCTACCGCGCCGGATACCCGGAGATCTACGACCTGGTGATGCGGCACCGGGGCCGCGACCACACGGCCGAGGCCGCCACGCTCGCCCGGATGGTCCGGCGCCGGAACCCGGCCGCCGCCTCGCTGCTCGACGTGGCCTGCGGCACCGGGCTGCACCTGGAACACCTGCGGACCCACTTCGCCCCGGTGACCGGGGTGGACCTGTCCGCGGAGATGCTCGCCCGCGCCGGTGCCCGGGTGCCGGACGTGGCCCTGCACGAGGGCGACATGCGCGAGCTGGACCTGGCCGCCGTCTTCGACGTGGTGGTCTGCCTCTTCGCGGTGCCGCACCTGCGCGGCGTCGCCGAACTGGAGCGGACCGTCGCGCGGCTGGCCGCCCACCTGACGCCGGGCGGCGTGCTGGCGGTCGAGCCCTGGTACACGCCGGAGACGTTCGTCCCCGGCTACGTGGCCCGCGACATGGTGCAGGAGCAGGACCGGGTGGTGGTCCGGCTGTCCCACTCGACGTGGCTCGACGGCGCGCGCGACCGCATCCGGATGACTGTGCACCAGGCGTACGCCGACCCGGACGCGGGCATCCGGCACGACACCGCGACGACCGAGCTGACGCTGTTCCGGCCGGAGCACTTCGCCGCCGCGTTCGCCCGCGCCGGGCTCGCCGCCGCGCACGTCACTGCGCCTCCGTTCCGCTGGGGCCTGTGGATCGCCCGGCCCGCAGGTGCCCGGTGA
- a CDS encoding DUF899 family protein, which translates to MTDDGTGPPPLPMWPDGADAGYVAARLRLAEAERRLRDEVERVAAARRELPPGAPVADVALTEGPADLTAPGPLRPVRLSALFGAHRTLVVYHLMFHPEADAACPMCSLWVDGFHGVAHHIQQHAAFVVVGKAPAAKLRAWGARRGWDGLRLLSSHGTDFNADLRAEHPNGDQRPMVSVLIRAGDGVRHFYSQPANFVDGAERGIDLLSPVWNVLDLLPQGRGDWYAANTYPRVAAPADRPV; encoded by the coding sequence ATGACCGACGACGGGACCGGACCGCCGCCGCTACCGATGTGGCCGGACGGCGCCGACGCCGGGTACGTGGCGGCGCGGCTGCGCCTGGCCGAGGCGGAACGCCGCCTGCGTGACGAGGTCGAGCGGGTCGCCGCCGCCCGGCGGGAGCTGCCACCCGGCGCGCCGGTGGCCGACGTCGCGCTCACCGAGGGACCGGCCGACCTGACCGCGCCCGGCCCGCTGCGTCCCGTCCGGCTCTCCGCGCTCTTCGGCGCGCACCGCACGCTCGTCGTCTACCATCTGATGTTCCACCCGGAGGCCGACGCCGCCTGCCCGATGTGCTCGCTGTGGGTGGACGGGTTCCACGGCGTCGCGCACCACATCCAGCAGCACGCCGCGTTCGTGGTGGTCGGCAAGGCCCCGGCGGCGAAGCTGCGCGCCTGGGGCGCCCGGCGCGGCTGGGACGGCCTGCGGCTGCTCTCCAGCCACGGCACCGACTTCAACGCCGACCTGCGCGCCGAGCACCCGAACGGCGACCAGCGCCCGATGGTCAGCGTGCTGATCCGTGCCGGCGACGGTGTCCGGCACTTCTACAGCCAGCCGGCCAACTTCGTCGACGGCGCCGAGCGCGGCATCGACCTGCTCTCCCCGGTGTGGAACGTGCTCGACCTGCTGCCGCAGGGTCGCGGCGACTGGTACGCCGCAAACACGTATCCCCGGGTGGCCGCCCCGGCCGATCGACCCGTGTGA
- a CDS encoding NDP-hexose 2,3-dehydratase family protein translates to MTETTAPTWLPQHDPLATADPDADIHEWLAGWRRRAGMRVDVVPLAGLRGWRQDADTGVLAHGSGRFFRVEGLSVEVPGAAVPRWDQPVLHQPEVGILGLLARRDGDTLRVLVQAKAEPGNQDGHQIAPTVQATRSNWTGVHGGRPVPFLHHFRDPDPRRVLVDVRQSEHGSWFLRKRNRNMVVLTDEDIVPPPGFRWLSLAQLHRLLRHDDLVNMDTRTVLSCLPTELTARAAGPAQDAFTAALRRSCRPGTGSRHRTGELLHWITDVRSRTEVGADRTALRGRAAWHLGEVSLRHDSGLFFEVIGVDVDAEGREVASWSQPMLRPCGQGVVAFLATRLDGVLHVLAHARVEAGFVDVVELAPTVQCTPATLDYLPAAARPPFLDQVLGAPPERVRFRAVLSEEGGRLYRARSSYLVVETDDADLESDQYRWVTLHQVSELLRHSNYVNVSARSLIACLRGLLDAA, encoded by the coding sequence GTGACGGAGACGACCGCGCCAACATGGCTGCCGCAGCACGACCCGCTCGCCACTGCCGACCCCGACGCCGACATCCACGAGTGGCTCGCCGGGTGGCGCCGCCGGGCCGGGATGCGCGTGGACGTGGTGCCCCTGGCCGGCCTGCGCGGCTGGCGCCAGGACGCCGACACCGGAGTCCTGGCCCACGGCAGCGGCCGGTTCTTCCGGGTGGAAGGGCTTTCCGTCGAGGTGCCGGGCGCGGCCGTGCCCCGCTGGGACCAGCCGGTGCTGCACCAGCCGGAAGTGGGCATCCTCGGTCTGCTCGCCCGCCGCGACGGCGACACGCTGCGGGTGCTGGTGCAGGCCAAGGCCGAGCCCGGCAACCAGGACGGCCACCAGATCGCGCCCACCGTCCAGGCCACCCGGAGCAACTGGACCGGTGTGCACGGCGGCCGCCCGGTGCCGTTCCTGCACCACTTCCGCGACCCGGACCCGCGCCGGGTGCTCGTGGACGTCCGCCAGTCCGAGCACGGGTCCTGGTTCCTGCGCAAACGCAACCGCAACATGGTGGTCCTCACCGACGAGGACATCGTGCCGCCGCCCGGGTTCCGCTGGCTCAGCCTCGCCCAGCTGCACCGGCTCCTCCGCCACGACGACCTGGTCAACATGGACACCCGTACCGTGCTCTCATGCCTGCCGACGGAGCTGACGGCCCGGGCGGCCGGCCCGGCACAGGACGCCTTCACGGCCGCGCTGCGCCGCTCCTGCCGGCCCGGTACGGGCAGCCGGCACCGCACCGGCGAGCTGCTGCACTGGATCACCGACGTCCGCAGCCGGACCGAGGTGGGCGCCGACCGGACGGCGCTGCGCGGACGGGCGGCGTGGCATCTCGGCGAGGTCTCCCTGCGTCACGACAGCGGACTGTTCTTCGAGGTCATCGGCGTGGACGTGGACGCCGAGGGGCGCGAGGTGGCGAGCTGGTCGCAGCCGATGCTGCGGCCCTGCGGCCAGGGGGTGGTGGCGTTCCTGGCCACCCGCCTCGACGGAGTGCTGCACGTGCTGGCGCACGCCCGGGTCGAGGCGGGCTTCGTCGACGTGGTGGAGCTGGCGCCGACGGTCCAGTGCACGCCCGCCACGCTCGACTACCTGCCCGCCGCGGCGCGTCCGCCCTTCCTGGACCAGGTGCTGGGCGCGCCGCCGGAGCGGGTCCGGTTCCGGGCGGTCCTCTCCGAGGAGGGCGGACGGCTCTACCGTGCCCGCAGCAGCTATCTCGTGGTGGAGACCGACGACGCCGACCTGGAGAGCGACCAGTACCGCTGGGTGACCCTGCACCAGGTCTCGGAACTGCTGCGGCACAGCAACTACGTGAACGTCTCGGCCCGCAGCCTGATCGCCTGCCTGCGCGGGCTGCTGGACGCCGCCTGA
- a CDS encoding NAD-dependent epimerase/dehydratase family protein, which produces MTGDRPRAVVLGGTGFVGGHVADAFTDAGHDVLTVARRAPAGRRHRFTALDLGSTDPETLARLLDAEGPVAVVDATGSSWGLDPGRMAGRCTRLSGLLLDALRRATCRPRLVHLGSVLEYGPQPVEPADPRRTPAPDTAYGRAKLAATRAVLAATDAGDVDAVVLRLVNALGPGLPVTSLLGRVAAALAPAAWSGVPARVTLAPLEARRDFVDVRDAADAVLAAAGRPVTGRVLDIGRGEAVPVRSLVRLLVEVSGVPTTVVERAGPAGWRAATRWSCVDPAPAAAALGWWPRRDLRKAVTDFWHDELRRQPGTGEPAAAGKPRQRAP; this is translated from the coding sequence GTGACCGGCGACCGGCCCCGGGCGGTCGTGCTGGGCGGCACCGGGTTCGTCGGCGGTCACGTCGCGGACGCCTTCACCGACGCCGGCCACGACGTGCTCACAGTGGCCCGCCGCGCCCCGGCCGGCCGCCGGCACCGGTTCACCGCGCTCGACCTCGGCAGCACTGACCCGGAGACGCTGGCGCGGCTCCTGGACGCCGAGGGCCCGGTCGCCGTCGTCGACGCCACCGGCAGCAGCTGGGGACTGGACCCCGGCCGGATGGCGGGGCGCTGCACCCGGCTCAGCGGGCTGCTGCTCGACGCGCTGCGCCGCGCCACCTGCCGGCCGCGGCTGGTCCACCTCGGCTCGGTGCTGGAGTACGGCCCGCAGCCGGTCGAGCCAGCCGATCCGCGCCGTACGCCCGCACCGGACACCGCCTACGGCCGGGCGAAACTCGCCGCGACCCGTGCCGTGCTGGCGGCTACCGACGCCGGTGACGTCGACGCGGTGGTGCTGCGACTGGTGAACGCGCTCGGCCCAGGGCTGCCCGTGACCAGCCTGCTGGGCCGGGTCGCCGCCGCGCTGGCGCCGGCCGCGTGGTCCGGCGTCCCCGCGCGGGTGACGCTCGCCCCGCTGGAGGCCCGGCGCGACTTCGTCGACGTCCGGGACGCCGCCGACGCCGTGCTGGCTGCCGCCGGACGCCCGGTGACCGGCCGCGTCCTCGACATCGGCCGGGGCGAGGCGGTGCCGGTGCGGTCGCTGGTACGGCTTCTGGTGGAGGTCAGCGGGGTGCCCACGACGGTGGTGGAACGCGCCGGCCCGGCCGGCTGGCGGGCCGCCACCCGGTGGTCGTGTGTCGACCCCGCGCCGGCCGCTGCCGCGCTCGGCTGGTGGCCCCGCCGCGACCTGCGAAAGGCGGTCACCGACTTCTGGCACGACGAGCTGCGCCGGCAACCCGGCACCGGGGAGCCGGCGGCCGCGGGGAAGCCGCGACAGCGGGCGCCGTAG
- a CDS encoding nucleotide disphospho-sugar-binding domain-containing protein, whose amino-acid sequence MRVLFMPGPAIGHAFPLVPLGWAFRAAGHEVVFVTAGDALAVARAGLPVLDAVPGRSTSDMQAQFIRDVPRLFEPIGADPIGEMEERKPYIVAAWDPFVDAHVALGEWVQPDLVVYDPIFAVGPVVAARLKVPAVAHSLGLARFTPDLLRELPGAVAMRRHGVTLPEGIRTVDIAPPSLVEGGPAEISMRYVPYNGGGVLPGWLREPVDRPRIAVTFGTLGGPDRFAAGIERVLAAASELDAEFVLAIGESAAPADLPPNVRTTGWVPLNQLLRGCAAAIHHGGDGTTLTCAALGVRQMVLPGSPDELVTGELLRARGLAHVLDSVDDLGAAAIDRLLTDAELGRVTGEVRAEIAALPSPAEVVPRLAAPA is encoded by the coding sequence ATGCGCGTACTGTTCATGCCGGGTCCGGCCATCGGCCACGCGTTCCCGCTGGTGCCGCTCGGGTGGGCGTTCCGCGCCGCCGGTCACGAGGTCGTCTTCGTCACCGCCGGTGACGCGCTGGCGGTGGCCCGGGCCGGGCTGCCGGTCCTGGACGCCGTGCCCGGGCGGAGCACCTCGGACATGCAGGCGCAGTTCATCAGGGACGTGCCGCGCCTCTTCGAGCCGATCGGTGCCGACCCGATCGGGGAGATGGAGGAGCGAAAGCCGTACATCGTCGCGGCCTGGGACCCGTTCGTCGACGCCCACGTCGCGCTCGGCGAATGGGTGCAGCCGGACCTGGTGGTGTACGACCCGATCTTCGCGGTCGGCCCGGTCGTCGCCGCCCGGCTGAAGGTGCCGGCGGTGGCGCACAGCCTCGGGCTCGCCCGGTTCACCCCCGACCTGCTGCGCGAGCTGCCCGGCGCGGTGGCGATGCGCCGGCACGGGGTGACGCTGCCCGAGGGCATCCGGACCGTCGACATCGCCCCGCCCAGCCTGGTCGAGGGTGGGCCGGCCGAGATCTCCATGCGCTACGTGCCGTACAACGGCGGCGGGGTCCTGCCCGGCTGGCTCCGGGAGCCGGTCGACCGGCCCCGGATCGCTGTCACCTTCGGCACGCTCGGCGGGCCGGACCGGTTCGCCGCCGGCATCGAGCGGGTACTCGCCGCCGCCTCCGAGCTGGACGCCGAGTTCGTGCTGGCGATCGGGGAGTCGGCGGCCCCGGCCGACCTGCCGCCCAACGTGCGTACCACCGGCTGGGTGCCGCTGAACCAGTTGCTGCGCGGCTGCGCCGCCGCGATCCACCACGGCGGGGACGGCACGACGCTCACCTGCGCCGCGCTCGGCGTCCGCCAGATGGTGCTGCCCGGCTCGCCGGACGAGCTGGTCACCGGCGAGCTGCTGCGCGCCCGAGGGCTGGCGCACGTGCTGGACTCGGTGGACGATTTGGGCGCCGCCGCGATCGACAGGCTGCTCACCGACGCGGAGCTGGGCCGGGTGACAGGTGAGGTGCGGGCCGAGATCGCGGCGCTGCCGTCCCCGGCCGAGGTGGTGCCCCGCCTGGCCGCGCCGGCGTGA
- a CDS encoding SAM-dependent methyltransferase translates to MSTRELTDIDEVAEIYDDGAWAVEVLGGNIHFGWWEDDDDRTPFLEAINRFTDIVGDRLALRPGERLLDVGCGAGEPAIRLGQRSDADITGITNSTEHLKRARERVNESGLRGQVRFELGDAAALSYPDASFDKVLAFESLVHAQDRRQWLAEIRRVLKPGGRLVLTDLAEDAPLTERDRQILTDFTLAPPGPPMAAFDLVRDAGFVVDEFLSCGDKISRSFPAYHERVQQRRETLAAAHGAEKIDAFLAEMPAVLDVLRTKVGCVVIAAHKPR, encoded by the coding sequence GTGTCCACACGCGAGCTGACCGACATCGACGAGGTGGCGGAGATCTACGACGACGGCGCCTGGGCCGTCGAGGTGCTCGGCGGGAACATCCACTTCGGATGGTGGGAGGACGACGACGACCGCACACCATTCCTGGAGGCCATCAACCGGTTCACCGACATCGTCGGCGATCGGCTCGCGCTGCGTCCGGGCGAGCGGCTGCTCGACGTCGGATGCGGCGCCGGTGAGCCGGCGATCCGGCTCGGCCAGCGCAGCGACGCCGACATCACCGGCATCACCAACAGCACTGAGCACCTCAAGCGGGCCCGGGAACGGGTGAACGAGTCCGGGCTGCGCGGCCAGGTCCGCTTCGAGCTGGGCGACGCCGCCGCGCTGAGCTACCCGGACGCCTCCTTCGACAAGGTGCTCGCCTTCGAGTCCCTGGTGCACGCGCAGGACCGCCGGCAGTGGCTCGCCGAGATCCGCCGCGTGCTCAAGCCGGGCGGCCGGCTCGTGCTCACCGACCTCGCCGAGGACGCCCCGCTCACCGAGCGGGACCGGCAGATCCTCACCGACTTCACACTCGCCCCGCCCGGCCCGCCGATGGCCGCGTTCGACCTGGTCCGCGACGCCGGCTTCGTGGTGGACGAGTTTCTCAGCTGCGGCGACAAGATCAGCCGCTCGTTCCCCGCGTACCACGAGCGGGTGCAGCAGCGGCGCGAGACGCTCGCCGCCGCGCACGGGGCTGAGAAGATCGACGCCTTCCTCGCCGAGATGCCGGCCGTGCTCGACGTCCTGCGCACCAAGGTCGGCTGCGTCGTCATCGCCGCTCACAAGCCGCGCTGA